From the genome of Scytonema hofmannii PCC 7110, one region includes:
- a CDS encoding IS982 family transposase encodes MELEKLFCDIDDFCKDFEKKWQQELLSTTERKRQKTFNLCLSEVMTIIIYFHHSSYRNFKDYYTKYICVFFQKHFPNLVSYNRFVELEKSALIPLCWYLNLRPKQSTGINFIDSTSLEICLNPRAKRNKVFKGLANWGKSSVGWYFGFKLHLIINEFGEIISFIITPANVDDRKPVPEMTKNLFGKLFGDRGYISQKLFDLLLQQNIQLITTLKKNMKNRLIPIIDKILLRKRSLIETVNDQLKNISQIQHTRHRSVCNFMVNVIAGLIAYTYQDKKPSLNLTTAMVEFITRGIFLSF; translated from the coding sequence ATGGAATTAGAGAAGCTATTTTGTGATATAGATGATTTTTGTAAAGATTTTGAAAAAAAATGGCAGCAAGAATTACTTTCTACAACTGAGCGAAAGCGTCAAAAGACATTTAATTTATGTTTGAGTGAAGTCATGACAATAATTATTTATTTTCATCACTCATCTTATAGAAATTTTAAAGATTACTATACTAAATATATCTGTGTTTTTTTTCAAAAGCATTTTCCGAATCTTGTTAGTTACAATCGATTTGTAGAATTAGAGAAAAGTGCTTTAATTCCCTTATGTTGGTATTTAAATCTACGTCCCAAACAAAGCACTGGCATCAATTTTATTGATTCAACATCTCTAGAAATCTGTTTAAATCCTCGAGCTAAACGCAATAAAGTTTTTAAAGGATTAGCTAATTGGGGTAAAAGTTCTGTGGGATGGTACTTTGGTTTTAAATTACATTTAATTATTAATGAATTTGGGGAAATTATTTCTTTTATCATTACCCCAGCCAATGTTGACGATCGTAAACCCGTACCAGAAATGACAAAAAATTTATTTGGGAAATTATTTGGTGACCGAGGATATATTTCTCAAAAATTATTTGACCTTCTCTTACAACAAAATATTCAACTTATTACAACTCTTAAAAAAAATATGAAAAATCGTTTAATTCCTATAATTGATAAAATTTTGTTAAGAAAGCGTTCCCTAATAGAAACCGTTAATGACCAATTAAAAAATATCTCTCAAATTCAACATACACGTCACCGTAGCGTTTGTAATTTTATGGTTAACGTTATTGCTGGGTTAATTGCTTATACATATCAAGATAAAAAACCCTCATTAAATTTAACAACAGCTATGGTTGAATTTATTACAAGAGGAATATTTCTTTCCTTCTGA
- a CDS encoding FAD-dependent oxidoreductase, with translation MEKLDVVVIGAGPVGLATAIGLRKRGLENLLVVDQTRAFRQVGQTVDLLPNGLKALKYLDSQAYEQIKEAGNRFLNPKPPSEETVKKTPGTQPPKSTREWVQKNLRGERISSFSLNYDDWFQEYGEGRTSISWYNLQTTLRQLLPQEQVRPNHRCINIVDESDTGYVRVDCVSDTTIEANPYAYWTEEQKPEENPPQNLETSSQQLETKSFRAKLIVAADGINSTVRQILYKNSPYSAFAKPEYSGYAAIACSQIIDIPDNLKLALEETFFQGSPVVTIRNDEISEDSHMEVPRMILFHRPGGPVGYVIHHALPLNILLGKSGKSLIDIAVPALEKAGFPDVLKQLVSLSTPANMQQRPYYIHRASVADSLQLPSTAFDIEDNRVKIQPPWSSGRVVLVGDAAHGMPPFMAQGANQGLEDALVITTLIANIAREKSWDDTQAINQAFEKYEHFRHPLIIRVQQATLQQLSQSRKKEWQEYSDLVFRREFEQMLPVTSDR, from the coding sequence ATGGAAAAGCTCGACGTTGTTGTCATTGGTGCTGGACCTGTCGGATTGGCAACTGCCATCGGTTTACGCAAGCGGGGTTTGGAAAATCTGTTAGTTGTCGATCAAACTCGTGCCTTTCGTCAAGTCGGTCAAACGGTAGATCTTCTCCCCAATGGATTAAAAGCTCTCAAATATTTAGATTCTCAGGCGTATGAACAAATTAAAGAAGCTGGTAATAGGTTTTTGAATCCCAAGCCACCCAGCGAAGAGACTGTAAAGAAAACTCCAGGAACACAGCCTCCCAAAAGTACGCGTGAATGGGTACAAAAGAATTTGCGTGGAGAGCGAATCTCGTCGTTTTCTCTAAATTATGATGATTGGTTCCAAGAGTATGGAGAGGGTCGAACATCAATTAGTTGGTATAACTTGCAAACTACCCTCAGACAACTACTCCCCCAAGAGCAAGTTAGACCCAATCATCGGTGTATAAATATAGTGGATGAATCCGACACTGGGTACGTCAGAGTAGATTGTGTCTCCGATACAACAATAGAAGCCAATCCTTATGCATATTGGACAGAAGAACAAAAACCAGAAGAGAACCCGCCTCAGAATTTAGAGACAAGTTCCCAACAATTGGAAACAAAATCCTTCCGGGCAAAACTCATTGTTGCAGCCGACGGAATCAACTCTACGGTTCGCCAGATTCTTTACAAAAATAGTCCGTACTCTGCTTTTGCAAAACCTGAATATTCTGGGTATGCTGCGATTGCCTGTAGTCAAATTATTGACATTCCAGACAATCTCAAGTTAGCGTTAGAAGAAACTTTCTTCCAAGGGTCACCTGTTGTCACAATCCGTAACGATGAAATCTCTGAAGATTCCCATATGGAAGTGCCAAGGATGATTTTGTTTCACAGACCGGGCGGTCCAGTCGGATATGTCATCCATCATGCTTTGCCTCTGAACATATTACTAGGAAAATCTGGTAAATCTTTGATTGACATAGCTGTCCCTGCACTGGAGAAAGCTGGTTTTCCCGATGTCCTCAAACAGTTAGTGAGCCTATCAACTCCTGCTAATATGCAACAGCGCCCGTACTACATCCACCGTGCTAGTGTTGCAGATTCCTTACAACTTCCCAGCACCGCTTTCGACATAGAAGACAATCGTGTCAAAATTCAACCACCTTGGAGTTCAGGACGAGTCGTATTAGTTGGTGATGCAGCCCATGGAATGCCTCCCTTCATGGCACAAGGAGCAAATCAAGGGCTTGAAGATGCGTTAGTCATTACAACCTTAATAGCTAACATTGCAAGAGAAAAGAGTTGGGATGATACACAAGCTATCAACCAAGCCTTTGAAAAATACGAACATTTTCGTCACCCATTGATAATTCGTGTCCAACAGGCAACATTACAACAGTTATCCCAAAGTCGTAAAAAAGAGTGGCAAGAATACAGCGATTTAGTATTTCGTCGGGAATTTGAACAAATGCTACCAGTGACCAGTGATCGGTGA
- the nudC gene encoding NAD(+) diphosphatase: protein MQRTFIPGIIPSVVESEPSLWFAFVGNKLLIRSEGTVSHIPRFASLAEIGLKPLRSQFLGTIDGIGCYSAELLKDSIIPDGLRLAGLRELYGSLDEDLYAVCGRAVQIMEWDRTHQYCGYCATPTIQLAHERAKRCPKCELVNYPRLSPAMIVLVSRGEEVLLARAPRFPPGMYSILAGFVEPGESLEETVVREVREEVGIEVKDIRYFGSQPWPFPNSLMIGFTATYASGEIVIEPQELVDAAWFSKSNLPQIPSKPSIARKLLDWFVST from the coding sequence ATGCAGCGAACTTTCATCCCTGGCATTATTCCATCTGTAGTAGAGTCCGAACCCTCTTTGTGGTTCGCGTTTGTTGGCAACAAGTTGTTAATCCGTTCTGAAGGTACAGTTAGCCACATTCCCAGGTTTGCTAGTTTAGCAGAAATTGGTTTGAAGCCACTGCGATCGCAATTCCTTGGTACTATTGATGGCATTGGGTGTTACTCTGCCGAACTGCTCAAGGACTCTATCATCCCTGATGGTTTGAGGTTAGCGGGACTGCGGGAATTGTACGGAAGCTTAGATGAGGACTTGTATGCAGTATGCGGTCGCGCTGTTCAGATTATGGAATGGGATCGTACCCACCAGTATTGCGGTTATTGCGCGACGCCTACAATTCAATTAGCACATGAGCGTGCTAAGCGTTGTCCTAAGTGCGAGTTAGTCAATTATCCGCGCCTCTCGCCTGCAATGATTGTTCTTGTCTCGCGAGGTGAAGAAGTCTTGTTAGCTCGTGCTCCTCGGTTTCCACCAGGTATGTACAGCATACTGGCTGGATTTGTGGAACCAGGAGAATCGTTGGAAGAAACGGTGGTGCGAGAAGTCCGAGAGGAAGTAGGGATTGAGGTCAAAGATATTCGCTATTTTGGCTCGCAACCTTGGCCGTTTCCCAACTCACTTATGATTGGATTTACTGCGACTTATGCAAGTGGTGAGATCGTCATCGAACCGCAAGAGTTAGTAGATGCTGCTTGGTTTAGTAAATCTAACCTACCGCAGATCCCTTCCAAGCCCAGTATTGCCCGAAAACTCCTCGACTGGTTTGTTTCGACTTAA
- a CDS encoding 1-aminocyclopropane-1-carboxylate deaminase/D-cysteine desulfhydrase: protein MSCSETVASFFNIPVSPIQEIFDETLTEANIRLFIKRDDLLNSSVSGNKFRKLKYNCLKIKELGFPRLVTFGGAFSNHIYATAAVGKYVGIETIGIIRGERTQSLNTTLNFAEKCGMKLLFVSRSEFRDESLVLKQIEKEFGTVYFLPSGGSNTLALQGCREIVEEIHSQMLFRPDYFCTACGTGCTLAGIIAAADSEQHIIGFSALKGDFLKNDVQKMLDTQENICCKNWQINDNYCFGGYAKWKPELILFINDFKRKYSIALDPIYTGKMVFGIFDLAKKAFFRPNTTIVAVHTGGLQGIEGFNQVKLKNYNLRLE, encoded by the coding sequence ATGTCCTGCTCAGAAACAGTCGCCAGTTTTTTCAATATCCCTGTAAGCCCAATTCAGGAAATTTTTGACGAAACGCTAACAGAAGCGAACATTAGGCTGTTTATTAAAAGAGATGATTTACTAAATTCCTCAGTATCGGGTAATAAATTCCGGAAGTTGAAATACAATTGTTTGAAGATCAAAGAGTTAGGATTTCCACGGCTTGTGACATTTGGTGGTGCCTTCTCAAATCATATTTATGCCACGGCTGCAGTAGGAAAATATGTTGGGATTGAAACCATTGGTATTATTCGCGGTGAACGTACCCAATCCCTCAACACAACACTGAATTTTGCCGAAAAGTGTGGAATGAAACTGCTTTTTGTCAGTCGCTCTGAGTTTCGGGATGAAAGTTTGGTTCTTAAACAGATAGAAAAAGAATTTGGTACTGTTTATTTTTTGCCATCAGGTGGCTCGAATACTTTAGCATTGCAAGGCTGTAGGGAAATTGTTGAAGAAATTCATTCACAAATGCTATTTCGACCTGATTATTTTTGTACAGCCTGTGGTACGGGTTGCACCTTGGCTGGTATTATTGCGGCTGCAGATTCAGAGCAACATATCATCGGGTTTTCAGCATTAAAAGGAGATTTTTTAAAAAATGACGTACAAAAAATGCTTGACACACAAGAAAATATATGCTGCAAAAATTGGCAAATCAATGATAATTACTGTTTTGGTGGCTATGCCAAGTGGAAACCAGAATTAATTTTATTCATCAATGATTTTAAACGAAAATATTCTATTGCTCTCGATCCAATTTACACTGGAAAAATGGTTTTCGGTATTTTCGATTTGGCAAAAAAAGCATTTTTCCGCCCCAACACTACAATTGTCGCCGTTCATACGGGTGGATTGCAAGGCATTGAAGGTTTTAATCAAGTGAAACTCAAAAATTACAACTTGAGACTCGAATAA
- a CDS encoding cytochrome P450 → MKHLSDYNFFDPELLVCPYEFYKLAREQAPIMELPSPRTDAKLFLVTRYDLVIEILKDTKVFSSNFSTLLAGKEEIDDELQKIYAQGWPQMNTLLTADPPEHERFRSLVNKAFTSSRVNKMHDLIQQIVDELIDSFIAQSKCEFVSEFAVPLPIKVIAQQLGVPQADLPQFKQWSDAFIARLGHRLTREQEIECAKDVIAFQHYFHDVIESRQKQPQDDLISDLVQAKVLGERSLNTAELLSIIQQILVAGNETVTSAIAGGMLLLAKNQEQMKLLQTDLSQLENFVEEVLRMESPTAGMWRVVTQDTKLGDVDLKAGSLVMLRFDAANRDPIKFQEGERFDVDRHNASNHLSFGHGIHFCLGAMLARKEMHIAYERLLLRLKNIRLAQENYQYLPNILMRGLKHLYIEFDKVA, encoded by the coding sequence ATGAAGCATCTGTCGGACTACAACTTCTTTGACCCTGAACTGCTTGTGTGCCCTTATGAATTCTACAAACTGGCACGGGAGCAAGCACCAATTATGGAGTTACCCAGTCCCAGGACTGACGCCAAGCTCTTTCTCGTTACCCGCTATGATTTGGTAATAGAAATTCTGAAGGATACAAAAGTATTCTCTAGCAATTTCTCTACTTTACTGGCGGGCAAAGAAGAAATTGACGATGAGTTGCAGAAAATCTATGCTCAAGGCTGGCCTCAGATGAACACCCTGCTGACGGCAGATCCGCCAGAACACGAGCGATTTCGATCTCTTGTGAATAAAGCATTCACCTCGTCGCGTGTCAACAAAATGCATGACTTGATTCAGCAGATTGTTGATGAACTCATTGACAGTTTCATCGCTCAGAGTAAGTGTGAATTCGTCAGTGAGTTTGCCGTACCTCTGCCTATCAAAGTTATTGCTCAGCAGTTAGGTGTGCCGCAAGCAGATCTGCCGCAGTTCAAGCAATGGTCTGATGCTTTTATTGCACGCCTAGGTCACAGACTCACTAGAGAGCAGGAGATCGAGTGTGCTAAAGATGTCATTGCTTTTCAGCACTATTTTCATGATGTCATAGAATCACGCCAAAAACAGCCTCAGGATGATTTGATCTCCGATTTGGTACAGGCAAAGGTGCTTGGAGAGCGATCGCTCAACACTGCCGAGCTGCTGAGTATAATTCAGCAAATACTAGTCGCTGGCAATGAGACGGTTACCAGTGCGATCGCGGGTGGGATGTTGTTGCTGGCAAAGAATCAAGAGCAGATGAAGTTGCTACAAACAGATCTTTCCCAATTAGAGAACTTTGTTGAAGAAGTTCTCCGGATGGAAAGTCCGACAGCTGGAATGTGGCGCGTTGTGACGCAAGATACAAAACTAGGAGACGTCGATCTCAAAGCTGGGTCTTTGGTCATGCTCCGCTTCGACGCGGCTAACCGCGATCCCATAAAATTTCAAGAGGGCGAGCGTTTCGATGTGGATCGCCATAATGCCAGCAACCACCTATCTTTTGGTCATGGCATTCATTTTTGTTTGGGTGCTATGCTTGCGCGTAAGGAAATGCACATCGCCTATGAGCGTTTGCTGTTAAGGCTGAAGAACATCCGCTTGGCACAAGAAAATTACCAGTACTTACCGAACATACTCATGCGGGGACTGAAGCACCTCTATATTGAGTTCGACAAGGTAGCATGA
- a CDS encoding peptidoglycan-binding domain-containing protein yields MNNIIQTTLPTLKNGSSGVAVQILQRLLMFQSISVPRLSLKVDGLFGQSTEAAVKDFQKSRGLSADGVVGLKTWQELSALPGDGEETL; encoded by the coding sequence ATGAACAATATAATACAAACAACTCTTCCAACTCTAAAAAATGGTAGTTCTGGCGTAGCAGTCCAAATTTTGCAACGATTGTTAATGTTTCAAAGTATCAGCGTTCCTCGGTTATCTCTAAAAGTTGATGGTCTTTTCGGTCAATCAACAGAAGCAGCTGTGAAAGATTTTCAAAAAAGCAGAGGACTATCTGCAGATGGAGTTGTTGGTCTCAAAACTTGGCAAGAACTGAGTGCTTTACCTGGTGATGGAGAAGAAACTTTGTAA
- a CDS encoding type II toxin-antitoxin system VapC family toxin, with the protein MQQQSNGRLCVFLDTNVLAAYLRGEPPISQIFSNEVLKRVRFAINPIVLQELFFLAETHKYPEILDNLQAEVSMLPLNLERAEEYLQQANTLRNLLAHSNDILILSSAADCDYLVTYDRALRSLPTSKPQIVTPEQLLSQLGTKV; encoded by the coding sequence GTGCAACAGCAGTCTAATGGTCGGCTCTGTGTTTTCTTAGATACAAATGTTTTAGCGGCTTATCTACGTGGTGAGCCGCCTATTTCCCAGATCTTTTCCAATGAAGTTCTCAAGAGAGTGCGCTTTGCAATTAATCCTATAGTGCTTCAAGAGCTTTTTTTTCTGGCAGAAACTCATAAATATCCTGAAATATTAGACAACCTTCAAGCAGAAGTCAGTATGTTACCCCTCAATCTTGAGAGGGCTGAGGAATATCTTCAACAAGCAAACACTCTTCGCAATCTTTTAGCCCATTCAAATGATATTTTGATTCTTAGTAGTGCTGCCGATTGTGATTATTTAGTCACTTACGATCGCGCACTCAGGTCATTGCCAACCAGCAAACCTCAGATAGTTACTCCCGAACAACTGCTCTCTCAACTTGGAACTAAGGTGTGA
- a CDS encoding DUF433 domain-containing protein: protein MHNLSRITHNSAVMSGKPCIRGMRVTVGTIVGLIASRHSFSDILKAYPYLEEADIYEALAYAAWRAEEIEVPLKTA from the coding sequence ATGCACAACCTCAGTAGAATTACTCACAACTCAGCAGTTATGAGTGGCAAACCCTGTATCCGAGGAATGCGCGTCACTGTTGGTACTATTGTCGGCTTAATCGCATCTAGACATTCTTTCAGTGATATTCTCAAAGCATATCCATACCTAGAAGAAGCAGATATATATGAAGCACTTGCTTATGCAGCTTGGAGAGCAGAAGAAATTGAAGTTCCCTTGAAAACCGCATAA
- a CDS encoding BrnT family toxin: MGYYEIMNFEWDKNKNEANIIKHGLDFADAPRIFNFPLRISLDEREDYGEDRWIGIGMLDGRVVVVVYTEPDEQTVRIISLRKALPYERKRYEQYLKNELG; this comes from the coding sequence ATGGGGTACTATGAAATTATGAACTTTGAATGGGATAAAAATAAAAACGAAGCTAACATTATCAAGCATGGATTAGATTTCGCAGATGCTCCAAGAATTTTTAATTTTCCACTTCGGATTAGTTTAGATGAGCGCGAGGATTATGGAGAAGACCGTTGGATTGGAATTGGAATGCTAGATGGTCGAGTAGTGGTGGTCGTTTACACCGAACCAGACGAACAAACTGTTCGCATTATCTCACTCCGAAAGGCTTTACCTTATGAAAGAAAACGCTATGAACAATACCTCAAGAACGAACTGGGATAA
- a CDS encoding BrnA antitoxin family protein, which translates to MNNTSRTNWDKVDALTEDEIDTSDIPPLTEDFFSKSHWRKPVSSPSILVPIDAETLAWFQAQGEDYEKRIAAALRIYAEAHKY; encoded by the coding sequence ATGAACAATACCTCAAGAACGAACTGGGATAAGGTTGACGCACTAACAGAAGATGAAATTGATACCTCCGATATTCCACCACTGACAGAAGACTTTTTTAGCAAGTCACATTGGCGCAAACCAGTCTCATCACCTAGTATTCTAGTTCCAATTGATGCAGAAACCCTGGCATGGTTTCAAGCGCAAGGAGAAGATTATGAGAAACGGATAGCTGCAGCATTAAGAATTTATGCAGAAGCACATAAGTATTAA
- a CDS encoding type II toxin-antitoxin system RelE family toxin — translation MKSLTTPDFWQAYAALSSEMKEQAQKAYQLWKNNPSHPSLHFKKVGKNLWSARIAGGYRALALKKGDDYYWFWIGSHEDYDAMLN, via the coding sequence ATGAAGTCCTTAACGACACCTGATTTTTGGCAAGCATATGCTGCTTTGTCTTCCGAGATGAAAGAGCAGGCTCAAAAAGCATACCAGCTATGGAAAAATAATCCCTCACACCCATCTCTCCATTTTAAGAAGGTTGGTAAAAATCTTTGGTCTGCTCGCATTGCAGGAGGTTACCGAGCATTGGCATTAAAAAAAGGTGATGATTATTACTGGTTTTGGATTGGTTCTCATGAGGATTATGATGCTATGCTCAATTAA
- a CDS encoding helix-turn-helix domain-containing protein: protein MTEEIKIQASSGNVFADLSLENPDELLVKAELVRKICNIISTQHMTQAEAAELLVIDRSKVSALMTGKLSSFSTVNLFQFLNALGQDVEIVITSKPQSDSQARTRVVSK from the coding sequence ATGACTGAGGAAATTAAAATACAAGCAAGTAGCGGTAATGTATTTGCCGATTTGAGTTTAGAGAACCCTGACGAATTGCTGGTAAAAGCCGAACTTGTACGTAAAATTTGCAACATTATTTCCACGCAACACATGACACAAGCTGAAGCAGCAGAACTTTTAGTAATTGATCGATCCAAGGTATCTGCTTTGATGACAGGAAAATTATCCAGCTTTTCTACTGTAAACCTATTTCAATTCTTAAATGCACTAGGTCAAGATGTGGAGATTGTAATCACAAGCAAACCTCAATCTGACTCACAAGCTCGAACACGAGTTGTTTCCAAGTAG
- a CDS encoding WD40 repeat domain-containing protein has protein sequence MCYVFVDGVSISPNNQIIASASSDKTIKLWKRDGTWTQTLEGHENTVIDISFSHDGQILASVSKDKTIKIWQAPREAHQG, from the coding sequence GTGTGTTATGTGTTTGTTGATGGGGTAAGCATTAGTCCAAACAATCAAATTATTGCTTCTGCTAGCTCTGACAAAACCATCAAACTTTGGAAACGCGATGGCACTTGGACTCAAACTTTAGAGGGGCATGAAAATACAGTGATAGATATTAGTTTTAGCCACGACGGACAAATCCTTGCATCTGTTAGTAAGGACAAAACTATTAAAATTTGGCAAGCTCCAAGAGAAGCTCATCAAGGTTGA
- a CDS encoding DEAD/DEAH box helicase, giving the protein MTKKDKKIQTNPPDILLTNYVMLELLLTRPGEKDLIHAAQGLHFLVLDELHTYRGRQGADVAMLVRRVRERLAGENFQCVGTSATLASAGTYQQQQFEVARVASQLFGTVVYPEHVIGETLRRNTPHKNLQNSNFIQELTQRIFTPTVTSSQDYQSFVTDPLSIWIESTFGVRTESNSSRLVRAQPRSLSGKEGAARDLSQLTGIEEHRCVEVLQAGLLGGYDYTRK; this is encoded by the coding sequence ATGACCAAGAAAGATAAAAAGATTCAAACAAATCCACCAGATATCTTACTCACTAACTATGTCATGTTAGAACTCCTCCTAACACGACCGGGAGAAAAGGATTTAATTCATGCAGCCCAAGGATTGCACTTTCTAGTCTTAGACGAACTGCATACCTACCGAGGTCGCCAAGGCGCAGATGTAGCTATGTTGGTGCGGCGGGTGAGAGAACGTTTAGCAGGAGAAAATTTTCAGTGTGTTGGTACATCAGCAACTTTGGCAAGTGCAGGGACTTATCAACAACAACAATTTGAAGTTGCTCGTGTTGCTTCTCAACTTTTTGGGACAGTGGTCTATCCAGAACACGTTATCGGAGAAACCCTACGACGCAATACTCCTCATAAAAATTTACAAAACTCCAATTTTATTCAAGAACTGACTCAACGGATTTTTACACCAACAGTAACCTCTTCTCAAGATTACCAAAGTTTTGTCACAGATCCCTTGTCCATCTGGATTGAGAGTACTTTTGGAGTCAGAACTGAATCAAACAGTTCTCGCCTAGTTCGCGCCCAACCCCGTAGTTTGTCAGGAAAAGAAGGTGCAGCACGGGATTTAAGCCAGTTAACAGGGATAGAAGAGCATCGCTGTGTAGAAGTTTTACAAGCAGGGTTGTTAGGGGGATATGACTACACTCGAAAGTGA
- a CDS encoding DEAD/DEAH box helicase: MNIFDFRHKLIKDYSSYVTSFIHIKDKRIVQYVRDNFSQGTLWPEPLIQLNPAFEPGGWIDELVEQGILHSECSRIFRVKKDEQQENGQPLCLHKHQADAIGIARDGYNYVLTTGTGSGKSLSYIIPIVDRVLKLGSVQGIQAIVVYPMNALANSQAKELEKFLCRGYPENQQPVTFARYTGQENDQER, encoded by the coding sequence ATGAATATCTTTGACTTTCGACACAAGCTAATTAAGGACTATTCATCCTACGTCACTAGCTTTATTCACATAAAAGACAAAAGAATTGTACAGTACGTTCGAGATAACTTTAGCCAAGGAACTCTTTGGCCCGAACCACTCATTCAACTGAATCCTGCTTTTGAACCAGGCGGATGGATTGACGAGCTCGTCGAGCAAGGTATATTACATAGCGAGTGTTCCCGTATTTTCCGGGTTAAAAAAGACGAACAACAAGAGAACGGTCAACCCTTATGCTTGCACAAACACCAAGCTGATGCAATTGGCATTGCTCGAGACGGATATAACTATGTTCTCACCACAGGAACTGGCTCTGGAAAAAGTCTTTCCTATATTATTCCCATTGTCGATCGCGTTCTCAAACTAGGTTCCGTTCAAGGAATTCAAGCGATCGTTGTTTACCCAATGAATGCCCTAGCCAACAGTCAAGCAAAAGAACTAGAAAAGTTTTTGTGTCGCGGCTACCCTGAAAATCAACAACCAGTCACTTTCGCCCGCTACACCGGACAAGAAAATGACCAAGAAAGATAA
- a CDS encoding type II toxin-antitoxin system HicB family antitoxin, with product MRQVIMYRDEDGYWVVECPSLRGCISQGKTKDEALANIKEAIAGYIAALEEDGLPVPEETFEAFLVVV from the coding sequence ATGCGGCAAGTAATTATGTACAGGGATGAAGATGGATACTGGGTTGTGGAATGTCCTAGCCTCAGAGGATGTATTAGCCAAGGTAAGACTAAAGATGAGGCACTAGCAAACATAAAGGAAGCGATCGCAGGTTACATCGCAGCTTTAGAGGAAGATGGTTTGCCTGTTCCAGAAGAAACTTTTGAAGCATTTCTGGTTGTTGTGTGA
- a CDS encoding type II toxin-antitoxin system HicA family toxin, giving the protein MSKLPRISGKECIKALQKVGFYQKRRESSHIILRRDEPFVQVVVPDHQELATGTLRAIIRDVGLSVEEFIMLL; this is encoded by the coding sequence GTGAGTAAATTACCAAGAATTTCGGGCAAAGAGTGTATCAAAGCTTTGCAAAAGGTAGGGTTTTATCAAAAGCGGAGAGAAAGCAGCCACATAATTCTTCGCCGGGATGAACCGTTTGTCCAAGTCGTTGTTCCAGATCATCAAGAATTAGCGACAGGAACATTGCGAGCAATTATTCGAGATGTCGGTTTAAGTGTGGAGGAATTCATAATGTTATTGTAA
- a CDS encoding DUF4058 family protein: protein MELQPLLHGVYDRARLELAIDYNTPCSPKLSLEDDTWLRSFMSSKNQSL from the coding sequence TTGGAATTGCAACCCTTGCTACATGGAGTATACGATCGCGCTCGATTAGAACTTGCGATCGACTATAATACACCTTGCTCTCCCAAGTTATCTCTAGAAGATGACACTTGGCTGCGAAGTTTTATGTCCTCAAAAAATCAATCGTTATGA